A single genomic interval of Mycolicibacterium holsaticum DSM 44478 = JCM 12374 harbors:
- a CDS encoding alpha/beta fold hydrolase, whose amino-acid sequence MAVVHHRYVTVDGHRLFYREAGDAHAPAIVLLHGFPTSSYMFRHLIPVLADRYHVIAPDHLGFGLSDAPSADSFQYTFDALSALTAGLLRALGVQTYAMYVQDYGAPIGWRLALADPDAVTAIVSQNGNAYDAGFVEDFWRTVWDYQSDPSPVAEAAVRQFFSLEATRWQYLTGVDDASLVDPETWVHDYALLSRPGNDEVQLALFRDYATNSPMYPKVHEYFRRTGVPLLAVWGRGDQIFGPAGAEAFRTDLPDAEIHLIDGGHFLLETALDDVTGHIRAFLADALRTPVAASSVGR is encoded by the coding sequence ATGGCCGTCGTTCACCACCGATATGTCACCGTCGATGGACACCGGTTGTTCTATCGAGAGGCCGGTGACGCTCACGCGCCGGCAATTGTTCTCTTACATGGATTTCCCACGAGCTCATACATGTTTCGCCATCTCATCCCTGTCTTGGCCGACCGGTATCACGTGATCGCACCGGACCATCTGGGCTTCGGCCTGTCGGACGCGCCGTCTGCTGACAGCTTCCAGTACACGTTCGATGCGTTGAGCGCTTTGACGGCAGGGCTGTTGAGAGCGTTGGGCGTGCAGACATACGCGATGTACGTCCAGGATTACGGCGCTCCGATCGGATGGCGGCTGGCGTTGGCCGACCCCGATGCCGTTACCGCCATCGTCAGCCAGAACGGCAATGCCTACGACGCCGGATTCGTAGAGGACTTCTGGAGGACGGTGTGGGACTACCAGTCTGACCCGAGCCCGGTAGCCGAAGCCGCCGTGCGCCAGTTCTTCAGCCTGGAGGCTACCCGTTGGCAATATCTCACGGGCGTCGACGACGCGAGCCTGGTCGACCCGGAAACGTGGGTTCACGACTATGCCTTGCTGTCACGGCCAGGCAACGACGAGGTGCAGTTGGCACTGTTTCGCGACTATGCGACGAATTCCCCTATGTACCCCAAGGTTCACGAATACTTTCGGCGGACCGGTGTGCCGCTGCTGGCGGTGTGGGGCCGTGGCGACCAGATTTTCGGCCCCGCGGGTGCTGAGGCGTTCAGGACAGACCTGCCCGACGCCGAAATCCATCTGATCGACGGCGGCCATTTCCTGCTTGAAACGGCACTCGATGACGTGACCGGCCACATCCGTGCATTTCTCGCCGATGCGCTGCGCACGCCCGTAGCGGCGAGTTCGGTCGGTCGGTGA